In Aequorivita sp. H23M31, a single window of DNA contains:
- a CDS encoding DMT family transporter has product MGKLFENRWFLLIVIALTWGSSFILIKKSLLAFSPFQIGAFRVAISGIILAYIGIPALRKMDKKTLFWVTLTGFFGNFLPMFLFPLAQTRVSSSLAGILDSLVPVFVLVCGFLFFGIKSKGLQVLGAILGFAGAAMLMHFSETKSEESNLLYASLVVLATASYAVAALIIKERLYHVRSMDLSGGVFSIWMFPSFLILIFSGFFTDIESTPQVWESLGYLSILTVMGTSIAIMLYYKLIQNTTPVFASTVTYLLPLIAVIWGLLDGESFSIWYVIGGLLILCGIYLIREKKKDIKPVAR; this is encoded by the coding sequence ATGGGAAAACTTTTTGAAAACCGTTGGTTCTTATTGATTGTCATCGCGCTCACTTGGGGCAGCTCATTCATTCTTATCAAAAAATCCTTATTAGCTTTTTCTCCCTTTCAAATAGGTGCTTTTAGAGTAGCCATTTCTGGAATTATCTTGGCGTATATAGGAATTCCAGCGCTAAGGAAGATGGATAAAAAAACACTCTTTTGGGTAACTCTTACCGGATTTTTCGGAAACTTCCTTCCTATGTTTTTATTTCCATTGGCCCAAACTAGAGTCAGCAGTTCCTTGGCCGGTATTTTGGATTCCTTGGTCCCTGTTTTTGTTTTGGTCTGTGGATTTCTTTTCTTCGGAATCAAGAGCAAGGGCCTTCAGGTTTTGGGAGCCATCCTGGGGTTTGCTGGAGCCGCAATGTTGATGCATTTCTCTGAAACCAAGTCAGAGGAATCCAATTTGCTCTATGCGAGTTTGGTGGTTTTGGCAACAGCCTCTTATGCCGTTGCCGCCCTAATTATTAAAGAAAGACTTTATCACGTTCGATCTATGGATTTATCGGGAGGTGTGTTTTCAATTTGGATGTTTCCGTCATTTCTCATCTTGATTTTCAGCGGGTTTTTTACGGATATTGAAAGCACACCACAAGTATGGGAATCGTTGGGGTATCTAAGTATTTTAACGGTGATGGGAACATCGATTGCCATTATGCTATACTATAAACTCATCCAGAACACAACTCCTGTTTTTGCGAGCACAGTTACCTATCTGCTTCCTTTGATAGCGGTCATTTGGGGTTTATTGGATGGTGAAAGCTTTAGTATATGGTACGTAATTGGAGGATTGCTTATCTTGTGCGGTATATATCTGATCCGGGAAAAAAAGAAGGACATAAAGCCAGTTGCGCGATAA